The genomic segment AATCCTTTATTTGAAACCATTAAAGCTTTGCTGGCCGATAATGCAGTGGGAGATGTTTTCTATGTGGAGACGGATTATCAACACAATGTGGGTCCCTGGTATGCGGGTTATGAATGGGTTACCAAATTTGCCCGTGCGGGTGGGACGTTTCTTGCCGCCGGATGCCATGCCATGGATGCCTTACGATGGTTTGCCGCAAAAGGTCAGTACGAAACCATGGATATTGCGGAAGTTACCGCCTATGAAGGAGGGTATCGTCAGAAAGTCGATTTAGACTATCCTGGCTTTAGTTTGGCCATTGTCAAATTCAAAAACGGGGCTTTGGGAAAGGTGACTTCTAATTTTGATTGCATCATGCCTTACAATTTCCCCATCGAAATCCATGGTGACAAAGGAACCATCAAAGATAACCGGGTCTATTCCCACAAATTTCCAGGACAAAAAGGATGGGTCACCATCCCCACGATCCTTCCCGATAGCGGTGATGTAACCCACCATCCCTTTAAAGGCCAGATTAATCACTTTATTGAATGCATTATGCAGGATAAAGAATCCCACTGTAACCTGGAAGATGTGGTCAATACCCATGAAGCCTGCATTGCTACCATGATCTCGGCCAGGGAGAAACGAACGGTAAAATTGCCATTGA from the Candidatus Limnocylindrales bacterium genome contains:
- a CDS encoding Gfo/Idh/MocA family oxidoreductase, whose amino-acid sequence is MARKYRVAVHGAGWVSGEHIKAFQSNPHAEVVAVSSRKESSARAKALEAGLKDAEIYTNYEKLVANKDIDIVSICTPNDLHAQETILAAEAGKHIVIEKPVALNLEDLKKMRDAVRKAKVKTVVSFVLRWNPLFETIKALLADNAVGDVFYVETDYQHNVGPWYAGYEWVTKFARAGGTFLAAGCHAMDALRWFAAKGQYETMDIAEVTAYEGGYRQKVDLDYPGFSLAIVKFKNGALGKVTSNFDCIMPYNFPIEIHGDKGTIKDNRVYSHKFPGQKGWVTIPTILPDSGDVTHHPFKGQINHFIECIMQDKESHCNLEDVVNTHEACIATMISAREKRTVKLPLIED